Proteins from a single region of Oncorhynchus nerka isolate Pitt River linkage group LG18, Oner_Uvic_2.0, whole genome shotgun sequence:
- the timm9 gene encoding mitochondrial import inner membrane translocase subunit Tim9, with protein MSIQVTEADQVKQFKEFLGTYNKLTENCFMDCVKDFTTREVKSEESTCSESCLQKYLKMTQRISMRFQEYHIQQNEALAQKAGLIGPR; from the exons ATGTCTATCCAGGTGACAGAAGCGGACCAGGTTAAACAG TTTAAAGAATTTCTTGGCACCTACAACAAACTCACCGAGAACTGCTTCATGGACTGTGTGAAGGATTTTACCACAAGAGAAGTCAAGTCAGAGGAG TCCACCTGCTCGGAGAGCTGCCTTCAGAAGTACCTAAAGATGACCCAACGCATCTCCATGCGCTTCCAGGAGTACCACATCCAGCAGAACGAAGCCCTGGCTCAGAAAGCAGGCTTAATAGGACCACGGTAG